In Magnetospirillum sp. XM-1, a single window of DNA contains:
- a CDS encoding SoxR reducing system RseC family protein, with protein MSNPESTFPDAHDRDMVEGFARVVAISGGKTWAEPEPVAGCGTCHSAGLCSIGKQMGDPSARQLAKRFALPGDLGLSVGERVVVGVREDTLTKGALTAYGLPLLTLLAGGIAGQEVGHSDSMAAMGAVGGLLLGLLGARIISGYLSARGVLTPRYLRRAFEAPVDGSCHTEHG; from the coding sequence ATGAGCAATCCGGAGTCCACTTTCCCCGATGCCCATGACCGCGACATGGTCGAAGGCTTCGCCCGCGTGGTCGCCATCAGCGGCGGCAAGACCTGGGCCGAGCCCGAGCCGGTCGCCGGCTGCGGCACCTGCCATTCGGCCGGGCTGTGCAGCATCGGCAAGCAGATGGGCGATCCTTCGGCGCGCCAGCTGGCCAAGCGCTTCGCCCTGCCGGGCGATCTCGGCCTGTCGGTCGGCGAGCGCGTGGTGGTCGGCGTGCGCGAGGACACGCTCACCAAGGGGGCTCTCACGGCCTATGGCCTGCCGCTGCTCACCTTGCTGGCGGGCGGCATCGCCGGACAGGAAGTGGGCCACAGCGATTCCATGGCGGCCATGGGCGCCGTCGGCGGATTGCTGCTCGGCCTGCTCGGGGCCCGGATCATCTCCGGCTATCTTTCGGCACGGGGGGTGCTGACCCCCCGCTACCTGCGCCGCGCCTTCGAGGCGCCGGTCGACGGGTCATGCCACACGGAACATGGGTAA
- the rsxA gene encoding electron transport complex subunit RsxA, giving the protein MEHYLLLIISAALVSNVVLMRFLGLCSFMGVTTRVDTAIGMGAATTFCITVSAMIDWGVEKALLEPYDLGYLRTVTFILVIAAAVQFTEAVVRKVSPAMFQMLGIYLPLITTNCAVLGVNLLLVEGKMNFIESTVFALASSLGYSLVMVLFAGLRERIALNAVPRLFAGPPIGFITASLLALAFMGFSGMSTN; this is encoded by the coding sequence ATGGAACATTACCTTCTGCTGATCATCAGCGCCGCCCTGGTCAGCAACGTCGTTCTGATGCGGTTCCTGGGCCTGTGCTCCTTCATGGGCGTCACCACCCGGGTGGACACCGCCATCGGCATGGGCGCCGCCACCACCTTCTGCATCACGGTCTCGGCCATGATCGACTGGGGGGTGGAGAAGGCGCTGCTGGAGCCCTACGACCTGGGCTACCTGCGCACCGTCACCTTCATCCTGGTCATCGCGGCGGCCGTGCAGTTCACCGAAGCGGTGGTGCGCAAGGTCTCGCCCGCCATGTTCCAGATGCTGGGCATCTACCTGCCGCTGATCACCACCAACTGCGCCGTGCTGGGCGTCAACCTGCTGCTGGTCGAAGGCAAGATGAACTTCATCGAGAGCACCGTGTTCGCCCTGGCCTCGTCGCTGGGCTACTCGCTGGTCATGGTGCTGTTCGCCGGCCTGCGCGAACGCATCGCGCTCAACGCCGTGCCCCGCCTGTTCGCCGGCCCGCCCATCGGCTTCATCACCGCCAGCCTGCTGGCGCTCGCCTTCATGGGCTTTTCCGGTATGAGCACCAATTAG
- a CDS encoding RnfABCDGE type electron transport complex subunit B: protein MLLDVGSLAVMGVTLGAVLGTAAKLLAVPTNPIEDELQALLPGSQCGQCGFVGCSQYAAALAKGDTPITLCAPGGKATIEALAAKLGVHADADAHEEVGPRVAFINEDLCIGCLRCIGECGSDAIVGAPKQLHTVIADACHACSKCFKICPTEAIEMRPIPQTIAGWHWQKPGEHSAH from the coding sequence ATGTTGTTGGATGTCGGAAGTCTGGCGGTGATGGGTGTGACGCTGGGCGCGGTTCTGGGAACCGCCGCCAAGCTGTTGGCCGTGCCCACCAATCCCATCGAGGACGAGCTTCAGGCCCTGCTGCCCGGCTCGCAATGCGGCCAGTGCGGTTTCGTCGGCTGTTCGCAATACGCCGCCGCCCTGGCCAAGGGCGACACCCCCATCACGCTGTGCGCCCCCGGCGGCAAGGCCACCATCGAGGCGCTGGCCGCCAAGCTGGGCGTGCACGCCGACGCGGATGCCCATGAGGAAGTCGGCCCCCGCGTCGCCTTCATCAACGAGGATCTGTGCATCGGCTGCCTGCGCTGCATCGGCGAATGCGGCTCCGACGCCATCGTCGGCGCGCCCAAGCAGCTGCACACGGTGATCGCCGACGCCTGCCACGCCTGTTCCAAGTGCTTCAAGATCTGCCCCACCGAGGCCATCGAGATGCGCCCCATTCCGCAAACCATCGCAGGCTGGCACTGGCAAAAGCCGGGCGAGCATTCGGCGCATTGA
- the rsxC gene encoding electron transport complex subunit RsxC, whose protein sequence is MKLFPILGGIHPEYRKELTSEKAIVALPVPKTLYLPLQQHMGAPANTTVNVGDMVKKGQLLAKAQGAISAAVHAPTSGRVAAITEMTAPHPSGLPTLTIMLDADGKDEWAEPMPPIADPFAASANEIKTRVAEAGIVGMGGATFPSAVKLGLGGQHKLEILLLNGAECEPYLTCDDRVMREFAAQVVDGARIMAHALGAPKVIIAVEDNKPHAIASLKDEAAKQPNVEVVGVPVQYPMGAERHLTQAVTGRETPARKLTADVGVVVHNVATARAVHQAVRLGRPLVSRVVTVSGGAVPEPKNIEVPLGTRVSELLEFCGGVSKAAKRIISGGPMMGQPLPSLDVAVVKGTSGILALTQAETNEHAPSPCIRCGSCVTYCPCGLVPVEMASYIRNDKLELAAKIGVQDCVSCGSCSYICPSHIPLVHYFNYAKGKIAALDRERRKNEQTKALVEAHNARLERQAQAKREAAAKAKAAKEAAELAAAAQAQTNSAGGANA, encoded by the coding sequence ATGAAACTGTTTCCCATCCTGGGCGGCATCCACCCGGAATACCGCAAGGAGCTGACGAGCGAGAAGGCCATCGTCGCCCTGCCCGTTCCGAAGACCCTTTATCTGCCCCTGCAGCAACACATGGGCGCGCCGGCCAACACCACGGTCAACGTCGGCGACATGGTCAAGAAGGGCCAGCTGCTGGCCAAGGCGCAAGGAGCGATCTCGGCCGCCGTGCATGCCCCCACCTCGGGCCGCGTCGCCGCCATCACCGAGATGACCGCGCCGCATCCGTCGGGCCTGCCGACCCTGACCATCATGCTGGACGCGGACGGCAAGGACGAATGGGCCGAGCCCATGCCCCCCATCGCCGACCCCTTCGCGGCTTCGGCCAATGAGATCAAGACCCGCGTCGCCGAGGCCGGCATCGTCGGCATGGGCGGCGCCACCTTCCCGTCGGCGGTGAAGCTGGGCCTGGGCGGCCAGCACAAGCTGGAAATCCTGCTGCTGAACGGCGCCGAGTGCGAGCCCTACCTCACCTGCGACGACCGCGTCATGCGCGAGTTCGCGGCGCAGGTGGTGGACGGCGCCCGCATCATGGCCCACGCTTTGGGCGCGCCCAAGGTGATCATCGCGGTCGAGGACAACAAGCCCCACGCCATCGCCTCGCTCAAGGACGAAGCGGCCAAGCAGCCAAACGTCGAGGTGGTGGGCGTGCCGGTGCAGTATCCCATGGGCGCCGAGCGCCACCTGACCCAGGCGGTGACGGGCCGCGAGACGCCGGCCCGCAAGCTGACCGCCGATGTGGGCGTGGTGGTGCACAACGTCGCCACGGCGCGGGCCGTGCATCAGGCGGTGCGCCTCGGCCGTCCGCTGGTGTCGCGCGTCGTCACGGTGAGCGGCGGGGCGGTGCCCGAGCCGAAGAATATCGAGGTGCCGCTGGGCACCCGGGTCTCGGAGCTGCTGGAGTTCTGCGGCGGCGTGTCCAAGGCGGCCAAGCGCATCATCTCGGGCGGTCCCATGATGGGCCAGCCCCTGCCCTCGCTCGACGTGGCGGTGGTCAAGGGCACGTCCGGCATCCTGGCGCTGACCCAGGCCGAAACCAACGAGCACGCCCCCAGCCCCTGCATCCGCTGCGGCTCCTGCGTCACCTACTGCCCCTGCGGCCTGGTGCCGGTGGAGATGGCCAGCTACATCCGAAACGACAAGCTGGAGCTGGCCGCCAAGATCGGCGTGCAGGATTGCGTGTCGTGCGGATCGTGCTCCTACATCTGCCCGTCGCACATTCCGCTGGTCCACTATTTCAACTACGCCAAGGGCAAGATCGCGGCGCTCGACCGCGAGCGGCGCAAGAACGAGCAGACCAAGGCGCTGGTCGAGGCCCATAACGCGCGTCTCGAACGCCAGGCCCAGGCCAAGCGGGAAGCCGCCGCCAAGGCCAAGGCCGCCAAGGAGGCCGCCGAGCTTGCGGCGGCTGCTCAGGCACAAACCAATTCCGCAGGCGGGGCCAACGCATGA
- a CDS encoding RnfABCDGE type electron transport complex subunit D — translation MSIVIDKSGPFTHGPNNVSRTMFTVLAALVPATLYNLWLFGLPAIFLFIVTMLACLACEALCVRISGGNADRALGDGSVAITGWLLALSLPPWAPWWVAVVASVFAVCLAKHAFGGLGQNVFNPAMVGRVVVLVSFPLQMTSFVTPKPLFTPGSPGLSEALTITFGRGFTLDGISTASPLGFIKTELSKGNPVSHSLESLPTIGEMMIGFHPGSMGETAVPLILVGGLFLMWRKIISWHIPVSMLGTLFLMGTIFSTLDPARHVGGMVQLLSGASFLGAFFIATDYVTSPVSKSAQIAFGIGVGLLTWIIRTYAGYPEGVAFAVLLMNALTPILDQHFRPRVFGRTRKGEPLPVRGDK, via the coding sequence ATGAGTATCGTGATCGACAAGAGCGGACCGTTCACCCACGGCCCCAACAACGTCTCCCGGACCATGTTCACGGTCCTGGCGGCCCTGGTGCCGGCGACGCTGTACAATCTGTGGCTGTTCGGCCTTCCCGCCATCTTCCTGTTCATCGTCACCATGCTGGCCTGCCTGGCCTGCGAGGCGTTGTGCGTGCGCATCAGCGGCGGCAATGCCGACCGGGCGCTGGGCGATGGATCGGTGGCCATCACCGGCTGGCTGCTGGCCCTGTCGCTGCCGCCGTGGGCGCCCTGGTGGGTGGCCGTGGTGGCCTCGGTCTTCGCCGTCTGCCTCGCCAAGCACGCCTTCGGCGGACTGGGCCAGAACGTCTTCAACCCGGCCATGGTCGGCCGCGTGGTGGTGCTGGTCTCCTTCCCGCTGCAGATGACCTCGTTCGTCACGCCCAAGCCGCTGTTCACCCCCGGCTCGCCCGGCCTGTCCGAGGCGCTGACCATCACCTTCGGGCGCGGCTTCACCCTGGACGGCATCAGCACCGCCTCGCCGCTGGGCTTCATCAAGACCGAGCTGTCCAAGGGCAATCCGGTCAGCCACTCGCTGGAATCGCTTCCCACCATCGGCGAGATGATGATCGGCTTCCACCCCGGCTCCATGGGCGAGACGGCGGTGCCGCTGATCTTAGTGGGCGGCCTGTTCCTCATGTGGCGCAAGATCATCTCCTGGCACATTCCGGTGTCCATGCTGGGCACCCTGTTCCTGATGGGCACCATCTTCAGCACCCTGGACCCGGCCCGACATGTGGGCGGCATGGTCCAGCTGCTGTCGGGCGCGTCGTTCCTGGGCGCCTTCTTCATCGCCACCGACTACGTCACCTCGCCGGTGTCCAAGTCGGCGCAGATCGCCTTCGGCATCGGCGTCGGGCTGCTCACCTGGATCATCCGCACCTATGCCGGCTATCCCGAGGGCGTGGCCTTCGCCGTGCTGCTGATGAACGCGCTGACGCCCATTCTCGATCAACATTTCCGGCCGCGCGTCTTCGGGCGCACCCGCAAGGGCGAGCCTCTGCCGGTCAGGGGGGACAAATGA
- the rsxG gene encoding electron transport complex subunit RsxG — protein MSHAIRPTWVHATILGVFCAGFGVALALTDDITKAPIKERALEDKMNSLGQVIPRAIHDNNPVTDTVKVANPAAGGHGGTAETEVYRATKDGKVVAIAYEYNASGGYGGPIKLMMGIAPDGKLLGVRVISHKETPGLGDKIDAAKTDWITRFSGLSLSNPPVDKWKVKKDGGQFDQFSGATITPRAVVGGIRQGLEFFAANSSRMMEKK, from the coding sequence ATGAGCCACGCCATTCGGCCCACTTGGGTCCACGCCACCATCCTGGGCGTCTTCTGCGCCGGGTTCGGCGTGGCGCTCGCGCTCACCGACGACATCACCAAGGCGCCCATCAAGGAGCGCGCCCTGGAAGACAAGATGAACTCGCTGGGGCAGGTGATCCCTCGCGCCATCCACGACAACAACCCGGTGACCGACACGGTCAAGGTCGCCAACCCCGCCGCCGGCGGCCACGGCGGCACGGCCGAGACCGAGGTCTACCGCGCCACCAAGGACGGCAAGGTCGTGGCGATCGCCTACGAATACAACGCGTCGGGCGGCTATGGCGGCCCGATCAAGCTGATGATGGGCATCGCGCCGGACGGCAAGCTGCTGGGCGTGCGGGTCATCTCGCACAAGGAAACCCCCGGCCTGGGCGACAAGATCGACGCCGCCAAGACTGACTGGATCACCCGCTTCAGCGGCCTCAGCTTAAGCAACCCGCCGGTGGACAAGTGGAAGGTCAAGAAGGACGGCGGCCAGTTCGACCAGTTCTCGGGCGCCACCATCACGCCGCGCGCCGTGGTGGGCGGCATCCGCCAGGGGCTTGAGTTCTTTGCCGCCAATTCGTCTCGCATGATGGAGAAGAAGTGA
- a CDS encoding electron transport complex subunit E produces the protein MSASYGRIVKDGLWENNGVLCMLLGMCPTMAMTGTGTNGFGMGIATAAVMAASNLMVAMFRNYVTHEVRIPVYILIVAANVTFVDLAMNAWMHELYKVLGLFIPLIVSNCLPLARLEAFAAKEPVLPSFLDGLFMGLGFTFALTAIGLVREAIGQGTLFADAALLLGPWAKVLEMRIMPADWGILVLILPPGGFLIAGLMVVAKRMIDLASGKEIKMAGAHSV, from the coding sequence ATGTCTGCCAGCTACGGACGGATCGTCAAGGACGGATTGTGGGAAAACAACGGCGTGCTGTGCATGCTGCTCGGCATGTGCCCGACCATGGCCATGACCGGCACCGGCACCAACGGCTTCGGCATGGGCATCGCCACCGCGGCGGTGATGGCGGCGTCGAACCTGATGGTCGCCATGTTCCGCAATTACGTCACCCACGAGGTGCGCATCCCGGTCTACATCCTGATCGTGGCGGCCAACGTCACCTTCGTCGACCTGGCCATGAACGCCTGGATGCACGAGCTGTACAAGGTGCTGGGCCTGTTCATCCCGCTGATCGTCTCCAACTGCCTGCCGCTGGCCCGGCTGGAGGCCTTCGCCGCCAAGGAGCCGGTGCTGCCCTCGTTCCTCGACGGGTTGTTCATGGGCCTGGGCTTCACCTTCGCGCTGACCGCCATCGGCCTGGTGCGCGAAGCCATCGGCCAGGGCACCCTGTTCGCCGACGCCGCCCTGCTGCTCGGCCCCTGGGCCAAGGTGCTGGAGATGCGCATCATGCCCGCCGATTGGGGCATCCTGGTGCTGATCCTGCCGCCGGGCGGCTTCCTGATCGCCGGATTGATGGTGGTGGCCAAGCGCATGATCGACCTTGCCTCGGGCAAGGAGATCAAGATGGCCGGCGCCCACAGCGTGTAA
- a CDS encoding RnfH family protein gives MKVGVVYALPSRQSWLSIDVPEGTTVRAAIEKSGILHQFPEIDLETQKVGIFGKATTLETVLEEGARIEIYRPITVDPKTVKRRAAPEAPAAGGAES, from the coding sequence ATGAAAGTCGGAGTCGTCTACGCCCTGCCGTCCCGCCAGTCCTGGCTGTCCATCGACGTGCCGGAGGGAACCACGGTCCGGGCCGCCATCGAGAAGTCGGGCATCCTGCACCAGTTCCCCGAGATCGACCTGGAAACCCAGAAGGTCGGCATCTTCGGCAAGGCCACAACCCTGGAGACCGTGCTGGAGGAAGGGGCGCGCATCGAGATCTACCGCCCCATCACCGTCGATCCCAAGACCGTCAAGCGCCGCGCCGCCCCCGAGGCCCCGGCGGCGGGAGGAGCCGAGTCATGA
- a CDS encoding cation:proton antiporter → MSLFLIQTALIIGLPYALWRLGLVGRLMPLAAVQMAAGIALGPSLLGWLAPELSMRLFPPASLAALDGLVRLAVVFFAFSIGLHFDLAQIRGQGRCFSVVALSSVAIPTLAGVFGGWWLFAAVPDSSGFFASRPVFAAAMGIAAGVTALPVLGAVVREMGLERHKVGVMALGAAAFNDAALWVAVALLLAVAQGNDPWSAGWAAAGAQLFVGFMVVVVRPLLSRVFAGVEACGKVSPGDVVLLTMGLSASALATESMGLHAVIGAFVFGAVMPRTLAQAIVGSFETFVQVVLLPFFFISVGLKTRIDLNTGAVTIFLVMSAAAVVGKLVSALPAWMGGCTGREAWTLGGLLTCKGLMELVVLTLLADAGLISDTTFGAMVLMALFATMLTKPLASLGGRP, encoded by the coding sequence ATGAGCCTTTTCCTTATCCAGACCGCCCTGATCATCGGCCTGCCCTACGCCCTGTGGCGGCTGGGGTTGGTCGGCCGGCTGATGCCGCTGGCCGCCGTGCAGATGGCGGCGGGCATCGCGCTGGGGCCCAGCCTGCTGGGCTGGCTTGCCCCCGAGCTGTCCATGCGGCTGTTTCCGCCGGCTTCGCTGGCGGCACTGGACGGGCTGGTGCGGCTTGCCGTGGTGTTCTTCGCCTTTTCCATTGGCCTGCATTTCGATCTGGCCCAGATCCGGGGGCAGGGGCGGTGCTTTTCCGTCGTGGCCCTGTCCAGCGTGGCGATTCCCACCCTGGCGGGCGTCTTCGGCGGCTGGTGGCTGTTCGCCGCCGTGCCCGATTCTTCCGGCTTTTTCGCCTCGCGCCCCGTTTTCGCCGCCGCGATGGGCATCGCGGCGGGGGTGACGGCGCTGCCCGTCCTGGGCGCGGTGGTGCGCGAGATGGGCCTCGAGCGGCACAAGGTGGGCGTGATGGCGCTGGGTGCTGCGGCCTTCAACGACGCCGCCCTGTGGGTGGCGGTGGCCCTGCTCCTGGCCGTGGCCCAGGGCAATGACCCCTGGTCGGCGGGCTGGGCTGCGGCCGGGGCCCAGCTGTTCGTCGGCTTCATGGTGGTCGTGGTCCGGCCGCTGCTGTCGCGGGTGTTCGCTGGCGTCGAGGCCTGCGGTAAGGTGTCGCCCGGCGACGTGGTGCTGCTGACCATGGGCCTGTCGGCCTCGGCGCTGGCCACCGAGTCCATGGGCCTGCACGCGGTGATCGGCGCCTTCGTCTTCGGGGCGGTGATGCCCCGCACCCTGGCTCAGGCCATCGTCGGCAGTTTCGAGACCTTCGTGCAGGTGGTGCTGTTGCCGTTCTTCTTCATCTCGGTGGGCTTAAAGACCCGCATCGACCTGAACACCGGGGCAGTGACCATCTTCCTGGTGATGAGCGCGGCGGCGGTGGTCGGCAAGCTGGTCTCGGCGCTGCCCGCCTGGATGGGTGGCTGCACGGGGCGCGAGGCCTGGACGCTGGGCGGATTGCTGACCTGCAAGGGTCTGATGGAGCTGGTGGTCCTGACCCTGCTGGCCGATGCCGGGCTGATCTCGGACACCACGTTCGGGGCCATGGTACTGATGGCCCTGTTCGCCACCATGCTGACCAAGCCGCTGGCATCGCTGGGCGGCAGGCCCTGA
- a CDS encoding ABC transporter permease subunit, which yields MNNRGFALYTALALVYAFLYLPIALLVIYSFNASKLVTVWGGFSTKWYGELLQDEQVLGAAWLSLKIAFLNACLATGLGTLAAVVLVRFQRFPGRALFTGMVSAPLVMPEIITGLALLLLFVGMEQMLGWPDGRSMTTIVIAHVTFSLSFVTVVVRSRLAQMDRSLEEAAMDLGARPLTVFMKITLPIIAPALAAGWLLAFTLSVDDVVISAFVSGPGATPLPIVIFSKVRLGVSPEINALATIVVALVGIAIAIAGRVMMSKESRSG from the coding sequence ATGAACAACCGCGGCTTCGCCCTTTATACCGCCCTGGCGCTGGTCTACGCCTTCCTGTACCTGCCCATCGCGCTGTTGGTGATCTATTCCTTCAACGCGTCCAAGCTGGTGACGGTGTGGGGCGGCTTTTCCACCAAGTGGTACGGCGAGCTGCTGCAGGACGAGCAGGTGCTGGGCGCCGCCTGGCTGTCGCTGAAAATCGCCTTCCTCAACGCCTGTCTTGCCACCGGGCTGGGCACCCTGGCGGCGGTGGTGCTGGTGCGCTTCCAGCGCTTTCCCGGCCGCGCCCTGTTCACCGGCATGGTCTCCGCGCCGCTGGTGATGCCCGAGATCATCACCGGCCTCGCCCTGCTGCTGCTGTTCGTGGGCATGGAGCAGATGCTGGGTTGGCCCGACGGTCGGTCCATGACCACCATCGTCATCGCCCACGTCACCTTCAGCCTGTCCTTCGTCACCGTGGTGGTGCGCTCGCGCCTGGCGCAGATGGACCGCTCGCTGGAGGAGGCGGCCATGGACCTGGGGGCCCGGCCGCTCACCGTGTTCATGAAGATCACCCTGCCCATCATCGCGCCCGCTTTGGCGGCGGGCTGGCTGCTGGCCTTCACCTTGTCGGTGGACGACGTGGTGATCTCCGCCTTCGTCTCGGGGCCGGGCGCCACGCCGCTGCCCATCGTCATCTTCTCCAAGGTCCGCCTCGGCGTCAGCCCGGAGATCAACGCGCTGGCCACCATCGTGGTGGCCCTGGTCGGCATCGCCATCGCCATTGCCGGGCGGGTGATGATGAGCAAGGAAAGCCGGAGCGGATAA
- a CDS encoding ABC transporter permease subunit, protein MKNLAEGRGGRFLVGLAPYAWLLLFFLVPFLIVLKISLSEPQMGIPPYMPLWVDGVFKGTLAGYNTLLGDNLYLLAYLGSLRLAGMATLGCLLLGYPAAYAIARAPKARRQALLMLVALPFWTSFLIRVYAWIGILKTEGLLNMALMAIGVISEPLQILETDIAVTIGMVYSYLPFMILPLYATLEKMDLSLLEAAADLGCRPFRAFLSITLPLSMPGVVAGCMLVFIPAVGEFVIPDLLGGPDTLVIGKVLWAEFFDNRDWPTASAVAVAMLVLLVVPIMIFQHFEAKRAEREG, encoded by the coding sequence ATGAAAAACCTGGCAGAGGGCAGGGGCGGCCGCTTCCTGGTGGGCCTGGCGCCCTATGCCTGGCTGCTGCTGTTCTTCCTGGTGCCCTTCCTGATCGTCCTGAAGATCAGCCTGTCCGAGCCGCAGATGGGCATTCCGCCCTACATGCCGCTGTGGGTGGACGGTGTCTTCAAGGGCACGCTGGCCGGCTACAACACGCTGCTGGGCGACAATCTCTATCTGCTGGCCTATCTGGGGTCGCTGCGTCTGGCCGGCATGGCGACGCTGGGCTGTCTGTTGCTGGGCTATCCCGCCGCCTACGCCATCGCCCGCGCGCCCAAGGCCCGCCGGCAGGCGCTGCTGATGCTGGTGGCGCTGCCGTTCTGGACCTCGTTCCTGATCCGCGTCTACGCCTGGATTGGTATCTTGAAGACCGAGGGCCTGCTCAACATGGCGCTGATGGCGATCGGCGTCATTTCCGAGCCGCTGCAGATCCTCGAGACCGACATCGCGGTGACCATCGGCATGGTCTATTCCTACCTGCCGTTCATGATCCTGCCGCTCTACGCCACGCTGGAGAAGATGGACCTGTCGCTGCTGGAGGCTGCCGCCGACCTGGGCTGCCGGCCGTTCCGGGCCTTCCTTTCCATCACTCTTCCGCTGTCCATGCCGGGCGTGGTCGCCGGCTGCATGCTGGTGTTCATTCCGGCGGTGGGCGAGTTCGTCATTCCCGACCTGCTGGGCGGCCCCGACACATTGGTGATCGGCAAGGTGCTGTGGGCCGAGTTCTTCGACAACCGCGACTGGCCCACGGCCTCGGCGGTGGCGGTAGCCATGCTGGTGCTCCTCGTGGTGCCCATCATGATCTTCCAGCACTTCGAGGCCAAGCGGGCGGAGCGCGAGGGATGA
- a CDS encoding ABC transporter ATP-binding protein — protein sequence MAQAAVKREADAPWNDPQAVPLIRFEGISKLFGDFTAVEHVDLAIHKGEFFSLLGASGCGKTTLLRMLAGFETPTTGRILIDGQDVTNVPPYERPVNMMFQSYALFPHMSVADNIAFGLKQDGLAQAVIKDKVAASLELVQMGRFAGRKPHQLSGGQRQRVALARCLAKEPKVVLLDEPLAALDKKLREATQLELVNIQDRVGITFVMVTHDQGEAMTMSSRIGVMNAGRIEQVGRPVEIYEYPGTRFVADFIGVANMFEGTAKGGEGTLAVSCPELEHDLSVTGGASVAGGMAVTVMVRPEKMVIGREKPQAGLNWAEGVVSDIAYLGDVSVYHVRLASGRKVQALRTNLHHGEESRLTWDDPVFLSWHPADSLVLTK from the coding sequence ATGGCGCAGGCGGCGGTCAAGCGGGAGGCGGATGCTCCCTGGAACGACCCCCAGGCGGTTCCGCTGATCCGCTTCGAGGGGATTTCCAAGCTTTTCGGCGACTTCACCGCCGTCGAGCACGTGGACCTGGCCATTCACAAGGGCGAGTTCTTCTCGCTTTTGGGCGCGTCGGGCTGCGGCAAGACCACGCTGCTGCGCATGCTGGCCGGTTTCGAGACGCCAACCACCGGGCGCATTCTCATCGACGGCCAGGACGTCACCAATGTGCCGCCCTATGAGCGGCCGGTGAACATGATGTTCCAGTCCTACGCCCTGTTCCCCCATATGAGCGTCGCCGACAACATCGCCTTCGGCCTGAAGCAGGACGGGTTGGCGCAAGCGGTGATCAAGGACAAGGTGGCGGCCAGCCTGGAGCTCGTCCAGATGGGCCGGTTCGCGGGCCGCAAGCCGCACCAGCTGTCCGGCGGCCAGCGCCAGCGCGTGGCGCTCGCCCGCTGTCTCGCCAAGGAGCCCAAGGTGGTGCTGCTGGACGAGCCGCTGGCGGCCCTGGACAAGAAACTGCGGGAAGCCACCCAGCTGGAGCTGGTCAACATTCAGGACCGGGTGGGAATCACCTTCGTCATGGTCACCCATGACCAGGGCGAGGCCATGACCATGTCGAGCCGCATCGGCGTGATGAACGCCGGGCGCATCGAGCAGGTGGGCCGCCCGGTAGAGATCTACGAATATCCCGGCACCCGCTTCGTGGCCGACTTCATCGGCGTCGCCAACATGTTCGAGGGCACCGCCAAGGGCGGCGAGGGGACGCTGGCCGTTTCCTGCCCCGAGCTGGAGCACGATCTGTCGGTGACGGGTGGCGCTTCGGTGGCGGGCGGTATGGCGGTCACCGTCATGGTGCGGCCGGAAAAGATGGTCATCGGGCGCGAGAAACCGCAGGCCGGCCTGAACTGGGCCGAGGGCGTGGTCAGCGACATCGCCTATCTGGGCGACGTCTCCGTCTACCACGTGCGCCTCGCCTCGGGCCGCAAGGTCCAGGCGCTGCGCACCAACCTGCATCACGGCGAGGAAAGCCGCCTGACCTGGGACGATCCGGTGTTCCTGTCCTGGCATCCCGCCGATTCCCTGGTGCTGACCAAATGA